The genomic window AATGTTTCCTTTTTAATTTTAGTGTTGAACTTCGTGAGTTGGAGGGGCAGCTCAAGTCTGCATACCTAAACCGGGAGAGGGCCGCACAGATTGCTGAAAAGGAGTCTATGAGATATGAGACAGTGGTAAGTTCATAAATGTCCTTTCCCAGGGTAGAAGAGATATTTGAGACTTGAACCAAAACACTTGTTGGTTGTGCTTTTTGTGAATCCATATTTTTCTCTGACATTAGCGTCAGGAGGCTGATATTGCTCGTAAGATGAAGAGCGAGCATGAGCGGGCCTCTATGGAGCAGGAGAAGCAAGAACATAAGCGCTACGAGGAGGTGGTGCAGTACCAGCAGGAGCTGGAACAGCAGCTGGAGGAGAAAGAGCACAAGAGACAGGAGGCTTATGAGGAGTTCCTCAAGGAGAAACTCATGGTTGACGAAATCGTCAGGAAGATCTATGAGGAGGATCAAATGTGAGTGGGCAGTGGCAGTCTGTTTTCACAATTTGGTTAAGTTTCCTGCTTGATCAAGTAATCAGTATATAATGAAATCAAATGACCTTTCTTATTTGCAGGGAGAGGCAGTTAAGACTGGAAAAGATAACAGCCACTCAAAGGTACATAGAGGAGTTCAAGAGCCAGCAGACTGAGTGGAGACTGATGGAGCGGGAGAAGATGGAGGCTGAAAACAGACGCATCCTGGAATTTGCCAGTTACCAGCAGCATAAGGAGAAGAGCAGAATGGAGAAAGTCAGAGAACGAGAGCAGGCAAAAGAACATCTTCACCAGATGGTAAGAGGGAGAAAAGTCACATAATTTGCGAAACTTTTGGCTATATTCATAGTTAAGAATATGTTCTAGTCTTTTTTCTGTGGACAAAGTGAGAAATTATTAATACATTATTGATGGCTATTGAGGAATGTCTTTCTTCTAGCTCACTGAGAAGATTGAAATGGAGAGGCAGCAGCGTGACGAGATGGAGCGTGTTCGTGAAGAGCTTTGTCTGGAGGAGCAAGCCGAAGCTGCAAGGCAGAAACAaatcgtaagcaagcatttccaCATTTTATAATTTCCTAAATTTCCAAACTGCCTTTAGAGGGTTCAACCCTTTTTAAATGGGTTAACAGGAAGATATGGAGAAGAGAATCAGACAGAGGCTGGAGTTGCAGCAGACCTGCCAAGAGCAAATAGCCTTCAAGGAAATGCGGAGGCAGGctgagaaggtggaggaggaggccttcAGGCAGATGATGATGGCCAAATTTGCTGAGGACGACCGCATAGAGCAGATGAATGCCCAGAAACGTCGCATGAAGCAGCTTGAGCACAAGAGGGCTGTGGAGAAACTGCtggaggacaggagacagcagtACCTGGCTGACAAGGTACAGTATATTGCTCTTATCATGAACACTTATGCACTCTTTACCAACATCAAAGTGGTGTTATTGTAACTGAAGCTTttctgtttaacactgttttgtcTGCCTCAGAGGTAGTCTGTAGGTACCTTAAGGAACATTTGTTGAATGTAAGTTTGATCTCTCTTCCCAAGGAACGTGAGGCTGAAGAAAGAGCAatggaacaggagagggagacactGCGTCGACAGATCATTGAGGAGGAAAGGCAAAGCCTTCTCAAACTCCATGCCACAAAACTTCTGGGCTATCTACCTAAGGTAAGGGAGAGGAGGTTGTCTTAGTTTTTAGTTCAACTGCAAGTGTTGCTCCAGGAAGATCCCACTTTTGAAACtgactgttattttcaaatgttaaGGGCATATTCCGGGAAGATGACCTTGAACACTTTGATGAGGACTTCagaagcaatttccaaaagcgACAGGCTGACATCTTTGATGAAGAGGGCTGGGGAGATGATGAATAACCACTTTCTATACTACACCACTAGATGGCATTATTGGGTAGATGCTGTCtagtgtgttttttgtgtgtatcAAATGGTGGATTTCTTATGGTGATGGTGTACTCAAAAATGTATTAAGTTGCAAAGACTAATTTGTATCCCACTAGCTACATATCACCACACCTTAAATCCTATCATGGAGGTGCAGCAATTTTCAGTTGAAGTCATTTGGTAATAAACAAAAACTACACCATTTCTTTTATTAGGTGAAAATGCAACTACAGTTTAAATTGATTTAACCCATTATTGTAATAAAATGCTAAACTTTTAAAATACAACTGCACTAAAAATATATTCTGTATAAAAGGACACATAATCAATGTTGTTGCTAACCATAAGAATACATTCAAGGCAAGCAGGATtgtattacatacatttttcagtATTGCTTTATGATTTCCCCCAGTCAAGAGCTTTCATGAATCCCTCTTCTGTAAATGACAACATCTTGGCAGCTTCTAAATGCATCTGCTCAAGCAAGAGGAAAAATATATCAGTTGGATAAGGAGAAATATCAATAATGATACTGCCTTGTAACAATTACTTGCAGTTAATATGAGGACTTACTTTTTGCCTTTTCAGTATATCAATCAGTTCAGCTTTTTACTTTTCCAGCTTCTTGTTTTTGGCTTTTAATGTTTCACATTTTTTTATGATCCTGGTCTGCTGTGTCCTTTTGGAAAGGATAGACATATAACAAGTTTATTTAACCTGGGTTATACAACAAGTGACAGAAGCCAAACTTGAATACCAAAATCTAAACTATACTAATAGCATAGCACTATCTATCAATACAATTTAGTGTAAATGATTGATGTAATCACTAAATGCACTGATAGGTGGTTTAATTTATCTTGCTCATCTGCTTGAGCTTGGTCAGTTGTGTCTTGGACCTCTCAACTTCCTCCAAGCCTCTGTTCAGTCTTACCTCTATGGCACTGTGATTGGTTGCTGCCTGTTTTTGTGCTCTCTTCAAACCCCCGATTTCCTTTGTTAAACACGCACGGGGGCAAGCTAAATCAGTAAAAGCATTTTGTGTAACGTTTTTATAGCGCACCAACACACATTTTCTAAAGCACTGTAATGATAATGGTAATATTTGGTTAGATAGCTACAAAAACTGACTGTCATCACATGTACTTATTAACGTTATATTTCAGAAATTAAATGTGAATAGTTATAAATTAAACCGATAATTGTTGTGACTAAGCAATAGGAAGCCATCAACCATTCATTCTTCTTTTCTTTGGGAGTGGacatacactaagtgtacaaaacattaggaacacctgctctttccatgtcaAACTGACCAGGTTCCATGCTTTtgttcaatctttactaacgacatgtcactggctttgagtaaggctCAACACAATACTCGTCAGCTACTAAAGTGATTGAAATGACTGCGacacttaaagagctgcagttagtttcagaatgggtagcaaggaataagatagacctaaatatttccaaaactaaaagcattgtatttgggacaaatcattcactaaacctcaactacgtctcataatgaataatgtggaaattgagcagattgaggtgactaaactgcttggagtaaccctggattgtaaactgtcatggtcaacattgatacaacagtagctaagatggggagaagtctgtccataataaagcgttgctctgccttcttaacaacactatcaacaaggaaggtccaacaggtcctagtttcgtcgcacctagactactgttcagtagtgtggtgtcatgacattggcctgttgggggaggtttatgacccccataaaacCTTTTCTCTCTACTTTATAGAGTTGACTCTTGTAAAGAATTTGTAACATAGAGTCTGGTAACATTGAAAGGTGGGaaacggaaccatatttcggtaatccaaccagttgaaaacatgcgttggtacttaatgaatatgatctcagatcagttgttgttACTCAGATATTACTACTAATGACAGTTTGTCATCCTATCTTGGAAAGTCGatacattctagttatcagattcacatggaattgttgtgcaatttaaatgtttaaatatgaaactatttgtgaaaagattaaatgtaattttagcttcttaaATGAGAGAATGGTTTGTCATAGAGAAACTCTGCTCACTCACCCAAGTGAACAGACtttggttgtaaactatgaaacatgcCCTTCTTTCACCACTATATTAACCCGTTGACAAAAATTAAACTTGCTGTTCCGAGGACATGAGGATGACGGTCTTACGTTAAAAGGGCTCAGATAATAACCTAACAAAATTAGCATCGTGttcaatgtgaaggtgacgaTCGACACACCGAAAGGATGAATTTcaactataccagccagaatatagcacgAGCTTAAAAGTATggcttggtatgaactttgaactcttattcactccagaagtgatacctcctagccgttgtgTTAGCAGCAgccgctgtaaacgtgggctaggaaaggacgaaCGACGTATTCAATCTAACACACACAAcgatactacaacgtatccatcttaccaccagagacattcttcagagGACAAGAGCTCCCTGTTGGGCAACCCGGCCTTCCATCTACGACCAACctattgaagcgcagctcagagtaaatatttattaaattttcctttttccaaatgggcggttatttagaatgcataagattctgtatttacgatagcatagcttctcccttttgttactcagtcttcccgctctttcattcaaaacccaaacccctttctttgtgtaaccagccgtcatatctgttccgtccactAGGGACATTTtcttttatgacataatttgtaattaatgtatgatccattctgggtagatgtaattctgtgtgattatttaggtatttagtaaataaataattaaaccaaatgttgtattgctgattcaacttgttagccagggtttgtgaagataaccaagaatttacaactttcagatgagactgaataaggcgacgattaaatattgactgctattgaggtaaaagattaccaggtctttaagagtttattcggaagataacagctctataaacattatttcgtggtgccccgactttgtagttaattacatttacatggttatcttaatcaggtaatattaattacagagaaaagatttaataaaatagcatgtcatatcacttaatccggcatagccataGACACGACAGTGGTcatgtgccacaaagagggagttggggaaaattgcaattggctcagaacagggcagcacaactgtcccttaaaagtacacggagagctaacattaatgacatgcatctcaatctcatggctcaaagtggaataGAGATTAACttcatcattacttgtttttgtaagaggtatTGACAAGCTCAATAtacagagctgtctgtttaaaatactagcacacagctcggacactcaTGCCATcagaggtcttttcacagtccccaagtctagaacagactatgggaggtgcacagaaTTGCATAGAgctatgactacatggaactctattccacatcaggtaactgatgcaagcagtagaatatgatttaaaaagcaggtaaaaatacaccttatggaacaacagggactgtgaagagacacacaaaggtacagacacattgtgatattgtacattttgtgtatatgtggtggt from Oncorhynchus tshawytscha isolate Ot180627B unplaced genomic scaffold, Otsh_v2.0 Un_scaffold_4_pilon_pilon, whole genome shotgun sequence includes these protein-coding regions:
- the mns1 gene encoding meiosis-specific nuclear structural protein 1; this encodes MKIITFLPGKTYKSTRGLQQLHAMMASMSQWRNMKHSQQQRVISEFRRQEEQREDQTKRITKDRQMQANLMSEERLEKKRYLRKVQDELHESQIEDALIKAEEERIYKEKQLQQEERMAQELARISYEKLRDEKMRQYIKENSVELRELEGQLKSAYLNRERAAQIAEKESMRYETVRQEADIARKMKSEHERASMEQEKQEHKRYEEVVQYQQELEQQLEEKEHKRQEAYEEFLKEKLMVDEIVRKIYEEDQMERQLRLEKITATQRYIEEFKSQQTEWRLMEREKMEAENRRILEFASYQQHKEKSRMEKVREREQAKEHLHQMLTEKIEMERQQRDEMERVREELCLEEQAEAARQKQIEDMEKRIRQRLELQQTCQEQIAFKEMRRQAEKVEEEAFRQMMMAKFAEDDRIEQMNAQKRRMKQLEHKRAVEKLLEDRRQQYLADKEREAEERAMEQERETLRRQIIEEERQSLLKLHATKLLGYLPKGIFREDDLEHFDEDFRSNFQKRQADIFDEEGWGDDE